The genomic DNA GTGCAATAAATATATGAGACACTAAAACTCAGCGTACAGAATGGCAACAGGAGATATATGTATACTATTATTATAGGAATATTActaatatcaaataattttaattattacatgtttagtctCAACaagtaataattcaaaatattgtattgtcgtaatattttataaatgttacatttatttgcaaaaaaaaaaacaaagaaaaccgtGTGTAAATCTGTCAAGATTTTAGggaaataaaagtattttacgTTCTGCAGATCTCTCACATTTCCTCTGGTTCCAGTCAGAGAGCTGCCCGGGGCAAGATGGCTGCCGGTGATGACGTGGCAGAATCCGCCGTTCGACATCTAGCCTTTAATATCTATGTCTATGACGTTAATGCTGACGAAGCACTGTGTGTGCGTGACGATCTCACGATTTAActgtttattccatttttaaaaacccTCCTCCAGTGTTTGTTAGTTAAATATAACCTGTGTGTGTTAGTTAAAgctaacctgtgtgtgtgttagttaaaGCTAACGTAgctaacctgtgtgtgtgtgttagttaaagctaacctgtgtgtgtgtgtgtgtgttagttaaaGCTAACGTAgctaacctgtgtgtgtgtgttagttaaaGCTAACGTAgctaacctgtgtgtgtgtgttagttaaaGCTAACGTAgctaacctgtgtgtgtgtgtgtgttagttaaagctaacctgtgtgtgtgtgttagttaaagctaacctgtgtgtgtgtgttagttaaaGCTAACGTAGCTAACATGAGCACCATGTTTGCTGACACCATCCTCATCGTCTTCATCTCTGTGTGCACAGCGCTGTTAGCTGAAGGTAAGAtcatcattttttatcattacaatgatttaacaatgacatcatcctgtaaatattaaagaaacaaaacaaacgaTCAGTTCAAATCTTTGCTACAACTcagtattagggccacattaaaatagaataaacatCTGAGCACTATgggattaaagtcgtaattttacgAGATGAATGATCTGATAATGTTGCAGAGCTCAGAATTCCCAGTGTAAGTGAACACAATACAATGtggtatttttctgttaaatcTTGTGTTGAATAGAAAAGCTCCTCAGAAACATCTTTATATTATGTGTGACCTttaggggtcaaaggtcagagggaTGTAAACGTCCACTGTTGATATTTCTAACCTAGAGGTcgttagtgtttatattattaatattacacatattcagactggaGGAGGGACCAGAGTTTATCGCTGATGCtgaagcacttttaaaaaccaatgagAGCAGCTCAGCGAGGCAGTCCTcttgcttccacacaggtgatccctggtgaataaaaacacagctgGTGAATTCAGACTGTACCCAGTAATGATGCTCAtatctgaacactttaataaaactGATGTTATAAACACTGTCAGTGACACACCTCCTCTGTTTACATTCCTTCTACAAgctttaacttttgattgttatgtatttacattattattgttgttggtttatttttctgacttgtgtagttaaaacaactacacaagtcagaaaaaagcacttataaataaaatgtatagatCTGTTTGGAGGCCAAAGACAAGGAAAACTACATACTTAGACTTAGCTTAGACAAACCCATCACACTGCTTATGTCTCCTCCACTGGTGGACACCGCTGGTAAGAGGCTCTGCTGCTCCATAAGCTGCTGGATGTAGCTAGCGTAGCAATCCAAAGCTACGTAGTAGGTCCAGAGTTACTGCATCTAATCAAAaatttgatttacctaaatctaagattacctGGTTGTAgaatactattttagagtaagttcactgataaattattagaactgactgacttatctgctgttttatatttgttgctaatgctagcgtCTGCAGCCGACAGGCGTGCCGCCAAATACACATGAATATGGTAATTTACAGAGGCCGACAAACTTAAAGTGAATtctatttaatttattgatttatcgattatcggcccaggcctactAAAAGCCATGGctattttaactcattcactgccattgacgcatATATAAGTCATTTCAAATCGAGTTCTGTCGGTGTTGACTGTTATTAACGCTTGTGtccattttgattgtttttctgaCTCTGTTGGGAACAAGAAAAACGATTCCTTCTCACCTTGCAGCGAGTGGTTGCTGCATCCAAAAGTAGCACAACTTTAGGTTCTGTGAGAGCTCGTGTGTCGCTTTCAGTTGTAGTAACTATGTAGTAGTTGGCACCCCTCAAAATGGTGGGGCGAGTTACTAGGCCAAATGTCCCAGATGTGTGACATCACACAAATCTatctataattattattactgatggtaaagtgagatttctgagtgtgaaaaggacagtgtgAGTTCTCACTgtgaaaaggtaaattcacgaggtcaACCattcactaattattattattattattaataagatattattttaattacatttacaaatttgaaggaagttcACAGGATGGACAGGTTGGTAAGTGAACTGTAGTAACGCCATCAGCTGAAACTGTttgaaaagtcagaaaaaaacagaatttttagcttgtgtgcaacattagctttagcgacattagctttagcagcattagctttagaaGCTAACTCGATCTTTCTGCCTCGGAGACCGATACCATGTTTACGTAAACAATCTTTGAAGGAATAAACGCTCCAAtggtaaaataatgtaaatatgtcaaacTTTCTACACCATCAGCCATAGAGTTGATctctctgacctttgacctaatacGGTAGAACTGAACCAGtacgagagtgtgaaaaggcttatttcATGTCAATGACGAAAATCTCAACTTTAATCTGTGTTGTTGTATAAGTGTGAAACATTATATAGTTTATAATAATTCACCTAacaaatgttgttttgtgttaataAGTAACTACACACtatgtaaaatattaataaaagttTACATAGTATGTTTTACACTTTTATTACAATAAAAGTTTGCAACACTTTTtctaaagtagaaaaaaaagagtttataaatgaaaatgttttttattattttagacaGAACTAAAGGAACACAGAATGTTTTTATGGTGACATAATGATGGTACATCAGCATTAGGTCAATAATGCTACAAACAGTACATCAAGCATTTATAACATAAGTGAGCAGGTACAGGTGACTTACAGTATCAGCAacagataaatacaaaaatgtatattttcagaaaattgacatctgcgtgtgtttttaaaaagagttcaaaatgaaaattgtaagaatatttaaataaactacAGAATACATTTGGTGCACatacatgaataaaacatttctgtaaatgttaACATTGAAAATTTTCTGAACAGATGAAGAGAATTTATTGGAGGAATCCAACATTATTActagaataaaatataaatgcttgGCCAAATACCAAATAATACTGAATATTGAAAGAAGTTTATTcaatttttcactatttttttaaatagtgcataaatagcctagaatacatttttagacatgttttttaaagaaagtaaatatttattgaatattatgaaattttttaaacatttcagtaacctttgcttttcaaacaaagcacaacaaagtttatcatttatattaacccttcaaataaaactaaacattcattcaaaaaaacCTAAAGTGTATTAAAGGTGAGATATGATAATAaatgactttctaatggtttatctacagtaataaacatcatttagtctcattcagaggaacaaagtgtaaaaagttatgtttcctcccttattattacatattttatataaagtcagatttaaacgggacagttggattttacccacgttggcagatgacgtcacctaacacgcctcctagaatgttagctcctccctctccaactatctaacagctaaaacaaacactgctgtttaatatagattCAGTCTGGGTGAAACATGACAGTTATTTCAGGGCTATATAGATATTGATAATAAATGCCTTTATGTATAATATCTATGGCCACACCCTCAACGGCCATAAAGGAGTCTCTGTAGACGTAAACAggagttccatgaatcagtgattgattacTCAACCTGTCTCTGTGTAGCACAATTTAATTATGTGCAgtgaatctgaatttttttcaatgtattaagatgaattttttttcattaggaaaaatacaatttcccgttttaaaacagtaaattcaatttcaagcTGTTACTTTCAAATTCCTCACCAACTATTCCTTTTTCAGTTTCTCGTGGCACCAATGTGAGCCCAGCTCTGTGGGCGTTCCCACGGTAGTAGGAGGAGTCTAAGTGTGGGGTGGACAGGTGTTTAACCTGTTACTAATTTACATAATAAGTAGCAGCTCTTTAATAACATCATTCTTGATGATTGgcaggtgttcaaatacttatgtTCCTCACTGTATATTGacttattataattaataagtTATGAAAGTTAAACTAAAGTCATCATATAACCCAGAATACCTATAGCTTTCATTATTTACATACAAACTTACTCAGAGTGagtttatataataaataactctATCAATGAGAAATGATTTTAACTGAGTTTTATGTGTTTACTGTACCTGGTGTTAATGTTTCTCATCCTTTCTCAGGTATTACCTGGGTGTTGGTTTATCGCACTGAGAAATACAAGAGGCTAAAGGCTGAGGtggaaaaacaaagcaaaaagtgTAAAGAACTCACGTCACTCAGAGATTCAATATTGAATGTTTCTATAATTCTGATTGTTGTATGTTCTCACAGtggaaaagaagaaagagaCCATCACAGAGTCTGCTGGACgtcagcagaagaagaaaataggTAAGACAGAGCTAACGGTAGCTAACGGTAGCTAACGGTAGCtatagcgctgtcatcctgtgTGAACTATATGACTGTGTGTGTTGTAGAAAGACAAGAGGAGAAACTGAAGAACAATAACAGAGATCTGTCCATGGTGAGGAACATCTGAGATCTGCACCTGACTTTAGAGTAGCATTTAATACttaaccctgtgtgtgtgtgtgtgtgtgtgtgtgtgtgtgtgtgtgtgtgtgtgtgtgtgtgtgtgtgtgtgtgtgtgtgtgtgtgtgtgtgtgtgtgtgtgtgtgtgtgtgtgtgtgtgtgtgtgtgtgtgtgtgtgtgtgtgtgtgtgtgtgtaggtgcgTATGAAGTCCATGTTTGCCATAgggttctgtttcactgctcTGATGGGAATGTTCAACTCTATGTAAGTACATCTATCCTGTTATTATCTATGTTGTGTGTTAAACTCACAGttatttaaagcaggggttttcaacatgtcaccctgggacccatatCAGGCCAacgtcattaaatcacgaccacttttgtttaaaattcaattaaattaaaaaaaataaaatttttggaaaattgtatttaaaaatatatttgttgtaAGCACACCtacatataatctttttaaaaacatacatttatatattttcttgtgcAACATTTCTTTCACAGAATGCCtgttgtttcaaaataaaagacaagtccaacatgatagacattaagtacttatttatttttgaccagctgtccgtgacccacttttgggttctgacccaccagttgagaattgctgctttagagcatcacaTTGGGCCGCAGAAaacgtgaatcattgtgtaaaaatacCAAGTATTTtagccatatatatatatatatatatatatctatatctgtCCTTCAAATACATACATTCAGTGAATATccagttttcccacgctttgaTCACatgatgttgtcattttttatcacaaattgttgaaaaacaaatgtttatctTTTCTAAGatcctgaaaatgtttttaaaatgattctataaatttttcccaaattgaataaaaattgctCACACACTGAAGGAAATGTAAAGATTAGATagtgtatttacatatatttatagggcagaataatgtttaaattgctCCTAATATTTACGGGCCCTGATCTATGTTGTTCAGTTTTTGCCTGAGCGTTTActatgtttgatttttattttttatttttaacctgtttgaataaataaaatgagtaGCTCCTATTAGAGCACTGACCCATTCAGTACGTGGTCCCTTTAAGACAATGCACTGTTTTAAATAAGAGtgttctaaagcaggggttctcaaaccttttagGTTCTAGTCCCTCATTTCTCTGACTACAATATTTTACTtattaaacaatttaaaaatgactatagatcataatgatggaatgaatgagtgataactgTAGGTTATTTACATAGTAAATGAGTAATAtgcgtgagatgtctcactatgggatgcacatTTCCTGCAGCCCTCAGAATCACTTTTTTCAATCCGCTAAGCCCTGATTGGCTGGGAGAACCTGTCCCTCCACCAGGGTCATTCCCACCTTCTATAAGAGGGAGGGTGGGCGGGTGTATAGTTCCTCATtcaaataagcacctcttctcactcattcaagcaagaagggttgtctggtggGACATTTAGATCATATTCCTCATAGAACCAGGGTTATGtcaataacctaaagttctatttcatatgttgtgagatgtctcactatgggataggGCAGCTCCCGTAATGCAGACATGCTCATTTAGCCAATACCAGCCCACAAGGCAGAGTTCATAATACATCAGGACAGTAAGACCGCTCGTGCTACGCACGGGGCAGaaacgtccagcatgtaaaacCAGACAAATGTGAGGGGTGAGGTCCAACTTGCTGCTGCACAAATGTCCCAAACaaacactcccctgaacaaggcccaggaCGTGGTGAGACCTCGAGTCGAGTGTTTACACAGACCCTGACTCTTGTAAACCACAGCAATGGCCTCCacaacccagtgtgacaggcattgcttagtaacaggcttccccttGTGGGGACTAGCCCAGGAGACAAACAGCTGATGGCTCCTCCTGAGGCTTCTCGTCATGTCCATGTATGTGCGTAATGCACAGACCGGACACAACAAATGAGGCCACTGCTCACCCTGTGAAGCAGGAAAGGTCAACAGGTCAATGGAAGAAGAAGAGTCCACCACCTTCAAATTCATCCTCACATCACTGGGAAGAGCTGAGCCCATGACGGGTGAAGTGAGAGCGCAATGATGTCACTAACCCGCTGAGCCAAAGCCAGCGATAGTAACAATACAGCCTTCAGGGAACCTTAAGGTTCATTCCCCCAGTGGTTCAAAGGGAAGACGTTTAAGTCCCTCCAGAACTACCTCCACATCCCACGGTGGAACCAGTGGTCTGGACATGGGGAGGAGCCTGCGTGCTGTCTTCATAAACAGACCGATCAGCGAGTGCTGACTCACCAGTTTATCCCCAAAGCCCACATGACTGGCTGCGATTGCCGCCAAATAAACTTTCACAATGGAACAGACATCAGGTCCTtcaaaaatgacaagatcacTCCCACTGAAAAAAGGGATGTGACCCCTCTGGAGACACCAATCCTCAAAACCCACTTGTAATCATACAGAGATCTAGTAGAAGAGACGATGGAGTCCCACCGCTGACAGACGGAGCCAATCAGGGGCCAAGCCCACAGGCTCTGGGTGTGGGTTGAAGATTGTTCCTCCTGCCTGTGACAGCAGACCCTGCTCCCTCACCCTGGACAGAGTAGGAGATGTGAGAGGCAATGGGAGAAGTGCTTAAAGCAGTGTGTGCAGCCAGACGTCTACgctgagggttagggttagtgtgtGAACATTTTAATATGGACCCACACATGTTTGCTTTAACATTGAATATGGAAGGAGAAACGCTTattaatatacaatataatcaGTACAATAGTGCAGCCATGCAAAatcaaattttaaataaaaaaacacatcaatggcattgatttattaaatgaaatttaaataaGAATCATCCTCCGCAAACTGAGGAGAGCAAGAGCCCCACCCTCCATCATGCACACATTCTACAGTGGCACCATTGAGAGCATCATGTCCAGCTGCATCACCGTGTGGTACGGCGCACCGTGTCCTGCCGTAAGTCTCTGCAGCGCATCGTGAGAATAGCTGAGAAAATCATTGGTGTCTCTCTTCCCCCCCTTCTGGACATTTACAATTCACGTCTCACCCGCAAAGCCACCAGGATTGCAGGTGACCCCACCCACCCGTCCTACAGCCTCTTCAGCCTGCTGCCATCTGGGAGGAGACTGCAGAGTCTCCGTGCTTGAACAAGCAGGCTCAAGAACAGTTTATTCCACCAGGCTGTCAGGAGACTCAACTCCCTCCCTGCTCTCCCTCCCATTCGTCCACTCATCCCCTATCCTGCCCCTGCCTCCATCCCCCCTCCGCCTCCTTCCACCCTCTGCCCTCAGTTGTCTACCCTCCTTCACCCCTCTGCCCCCTCTGccctccacccccccccccttcatcCTGCCACAGTCTGCCCCTACAGGACCTGGCAtcacccccctccacctccaccccctGCGTGCTCCACTAATTCACGCACCCTAAACTCTGCACAGCCGTCATTGTATTGTTATGCTATTTGCACACTACCTCACTTTTTAACTTCATCTGCactctgtttatattattaatactgtaatttatttatattctacctcatagtaatttatccacattctacctcattgttgttcgttatttgttatttgttgtccgtatgtctttagttaagttatttgttgtatagtattgctagttgtttttttatgtgtgtttgttgtttgttttaagtgctctttttatgcactgcaggtttgcactgggggttgggggggattgcaatttcatctgtgctgtatgtttaacatggggcatatttgacaataaagaaccTTGAATCTTGAATCCttacttttttgcatttgtttatcattttcctctttttctgcGTTTTTGGAGGTGGTTTGGTTGAGAAACAACTTATTAATAAGTTAGTTATTTAACGTACTTATATAACATATAGATAACAGTTATAACttataagattaaaaaaataaataaagtgtatgAAGTTGGCCTCTGATTGGACGAGGTCTGTCACTTAGTACCAGCGACCACTGCTGGTTACTAGTGGTATTACACGTATtagatcatattcatcaaatgTGTTCCAATAGTCACAtgcacagagacagccaatagaatgtcccGGTTTGATGTttatacagacacacacaatgaattacacacagacaactttgtttacaaatcataattctacacacagatcaatgtacagacacacacacattgtattacacacacacaaatagttttgttacaataatagCTTcataccccaaggttgaaaaatactgaatagatttatttcatcTCACGTCTGTAGTGGGACCAacactgtagtgccatcacgtacccctaggggaacACATAcgcccatttgagaaacactgctttagatgattttcctgatcaaaataatctaaaatgtgtttgtaatctGATTCAGGTTTCAATAATTGATCTGATTACCCAGCCCtacaacaaacaaatgaaacgATGGTGTCTATGAATAGATATTTATAAATGTGGAgcattgaatctaaatgttgttcattgttttactgtaacataatgtttgtgtttgttccaGTTTTGATGGCAGAGTGGTGGCCAAGCTGCCCTTTGTTCCTCTGTCCTA from Gouania willdenowi chromosome 4, fGouWil2.1, whole genome shotgun sequence includes the following:
- the tmco1 gene encoding calcium load-activated calcium channel: MSTMFADTILIVFISVCTALLAEGITWVLVYRTEKYKRLKAEVEKQSKKLEKKKETITESAGRQQKKKIERQEEKLKNNNRDLSMVRMKSMFAIGFCFTALMGMFNSIFDGRVVAKLPFVPLSYIQGLSHRNLLGDDYTDCSFIFLYILCTMSIRQNIQKMLGLAPSRAATKQAGGFLGPPPQAAKFS